The Algoriphagus sanaruensis genome window below encodes:
- a CDS encoding type IX secretion system membrane protein PorP/SprF, with protein sequence MKTTFKIIGMTLLVAFMATRETFGQQLPQFSQYIFNGLHVNPGYAGYKGEPYLQSTYRSQWVRFPGSPETFTVTADLSANEGTMGFGISLLSDNLGPARTTSGLLTYAYRIQTGARSHLGLGVSAGFSEYVIDGSELDPNDRPDILLPEGRVNLFTPNLNSGLFFHTPRFYAGFSVYNMIGKKALEREDIALAYHDFHYYLTAGALIPLSDNIQFKPSFLIKEVKGAPTNYDINGMFLFFERIWIGGSYRSNMKIWNDNLEANLSNRNAVAAVLEIFATDRLRIGYAYDHNLNVLQDYRSNSHEFSIGYYMIPRTAKMKNQRWF encoded by the coding sequence ATGAAAACGACTTTTAAAATCATTGGAATGACTCTTTTGGTGGCCTTTATGGCCACCAGAGAGACTTTTGGCCAGCAACTTCCTCAGTTCAGCCAATACATATTCAATGGGCTCCATGTTAATCCAGGATATGCAGGTTACAAGGGAGAACCCTATCTTCAGTCAACCTATCGTTCCCAATGGGTAAGGTTTCCCGGTTCTCCGGAGACCTTCACTGTAACAGCTGACCTAAGTGCGAATGAGGGTACCATGGGATTTGGAATATCTTTACTATCAGATAATCTTGGTCCAGCTCGTACTACAAGTGGTCTCCTTACTTATGCTTATAGAATCCAAACTGGTGCTAGAAGCCATTTAGGTCTAGGAGTTAGTGCTGGATTTTCAGAATACGTGATTGACGGAAGTGAGTTGGATCCCAATGATCGTCCAGATATCCTTCTACCAGAAGGTAGAGTTAACTTGTTTACTCCTAACCTTAATTCTGGATTATTCTTCCACACTCCAAGATTCTATGCTGGATTCAGTGTTTACAACATGATCGGTAAAAAAGCATTGGAGAGAGAAGATATCGCTTTGGCCTATCATGACTTTCATTATTATTTGACGGCTGGCGCATTAATTCCACTTTCTGATAATATTCAATTCAAGCCAAGTTTCTTGATTAAAGAGGTTAAAGGCGCTCCGACTAACTACGATATCAATGGGATGTTTTTGTTTTTCGAACGAATCTGGATTGGTGGATCGTATCGATCCAACATGAAAATTTGGAACGACAACCTAGAAGCTAACCTGTCGAATAGAAATGCGGTAGCAGCTGTGCTTGAGATTTTTGCCACCGATAGATTACGAATAGGATATGCATATGATCATAACCTTAACGTATTGCAGGATTACCGATCCAATTCTCATGAATTCTCGATTGGGTATTATATGATTCCGCGTACTGCTAAAATGAAAAACCAAAGATGGTTCTGA